A DNA window from Synchiropus splendidus isolate RoL2022-P1 chromosome 2, RoL_Sspl_1.0, whole genome shotgun sequence contains the following coding sequences:
- the smarca5 gene encoding SWI/SNF-related matrix-associated actin-dependent regulator of chromatin subfamily A member 5: MSESPNGAEQREEQTELEEAGGAEEKSDSSDAGKESSSDTGADGQDASPSSSTKTTSAGYEEKVQTDRTNRFEYLLKQTELFAHFIQPAAQKTPTSPLKMKPGRPRIKKDEKQNLLSAGDNRHRRTEQEEDEELLNESTKTTNVCTRFDESPSYVKTGKMRDYQIRGLNWLISLYENGINGILADEMGLGKTLQTISLLGYMKHYRNIPGPHMVLVPKSTLYNWMNEFKRWVPSLRAVCLIGDRDQRTALIRDVLLPGEWDVCVTSYEMLIIEKAVFKKFNWRYLVIDEAHRIKNEKSKLSEIVREFKTTNRLLLTGTPLQNNLHELWALLNFLLPDVFNSSEDFDSWFDTNNCLGDQKLVERLHTVLRPFLLRRIKADVEKTLLPKKEIKMYVGLSKMQREWYTKILMKDIDILNSAGKMDKMRLLNVLMQLRKCCNHPYLFDGAEPGPPYTTDLHLVVNSGKMVVLDKLLPKMKEQGSRVLIFSQMTRVLDILEDYCMWRNYGYCRLDGQTPHEERQISINAYNEPNSSKFIFMLSTRAGGLGINLATADVVILYDSDWNPQVDLQAMDRAHRIGQQKQVRVFRFITENTVEERIVERAEMKLRLDSIVIQQGRLVDPSANKLGKDEMLSIIRHGATHVFASKESEITDDDIDAILERGERKTMEMKEKLSNLGESSLRNFTMDTENSSVYTFEGEDYREKKKVITNWIEPPKRERKANYAVDAYFREALRVSEPKAPKAPRPPKQPNVQDFQFFPPRLFELLEKEILFYRKTIGYKVPRNPDMPNSAQVQKEEQAKIDEAEALSEEELEEKENLLQQGFTIWNKRDFNQFIKANEKWGRDDIENIAREVEGKTPEEVMEYSAVFWERCNELQDIEKIMAQIERGEARIQRRISIKKALDSKIGRYKAPFHQLRISYGTNKGKNYTEEEDRFLICMLHKLGFDKESVYDELRQCIRNSPQFRFDWFLKSRTAMELQRRCNTLITLIERENMELEEREKAEKKKRGPKSGSAQKRKSEGTPDGRGRRKKLKL, translated from the exons ATGTCCGAGAGCCCGAATGGCGCGGAGCAGCGGGAAGAGCAGACGGAACTTGAAGAAGCCGGAGGAGCTGAG GAGAAGTCTGATTCGTCTGATGCTGGAAAAGAGTCCTCCTCAGATACTGGGGCTGATGGCCAGGATGCATCCCCATCATCCTCCACTAAAACTACCTCTGCAGGTTACGAAGAGAAAGTG CAAACCGACCGGACCAACCGATTTGAGTACCTGCTGAAGCAAACAGAGCTGTTCGCTCATTTCATCCAACCAGCCGCTCAAAAGACCCCGACCTCTCCGCTCAAGATGAAGCCAGGGCGCCCCCGCATCAAGAAGGATGAGAAGCAGAacctgttgtcagctggaga CAATCGGCATCGTCGcacagagcaggaggaagatgaagagcttTTGAACGAGAGTACAAAAACGACCAATGTCTGCACTCGTTTTGATGAATCTCCATCTT ATGTCAAAACGGGGAAGATGAGAGACTATCAGATCCGTGGGCTGAACTGGCTCATTTCCTTGTATGAAAATGGAATCAACGGCATCCTCGCTGATGAAATG GGTTTAGGAAAGACACTCCAGACCATTTCCTTACTCGGTTACATGAAGCACTACAGAAACATCCCGGGTCCTCACATGGTCCTCGTTCCAAAGTCCACCCTCTACAACTGGATGAACGAGTTCAAGCGCTGGGTGCCCTCTCTTCGGGCCGTCTGTCTGATCGGAGACAGAGACCAGAGG ACTGCACTGATCAGAGACGTGCTCCTGCCCGGAGAGTGGGACGTGTGCGTCACCTCTTATGAGATGCTCATCATCGAGAAGGCTGTCTTCAAGAAATTCAACTGGCGGTACTTGGTGATCGACGAAGCCCACAGGATCAAGAATGAGAAGTCCAAG CTGTCTGAAATCGTTAGAGAATTTAAGACTACAAATCGCCTCCTCCTGACTGGAACGCCCCTGCAGAACAACCTCCACGAGCTGTGGGCTCTCCTCAACTTCCTTCTACCTGATGTGTTCAACTCTTCAGAG GACTTTGACTCTTGGTTTGACACAAACAACTGTTTGGGGGACCAAAAGTTGGTGGAACGTCTACATACA GTGCTGCGTCCCTTCTtgctccgtcgtatcaaagccGATGTAGAGAAAACGCTTCTTCCAAAGAAAGAGATCAAGATGTATGTGGGTCTCAGTAAAATGCAACGAGAATG GTACACAAAGATTCTGATGAAAGACATTGACATCCTGAACTCGGCTGGAAAAATGGACAAAATGCGATTGCTCAACGTTCTCATGCAGCTGAGGAAGTGTTGCAACCACCCGTACCTGTTTGACGGAGCGGAACCCGGCCCCCCGTACACCACCGACCTCCACTTGGTGGTCAACAGTGGCAAAATGGTGGTTCTTGACAAGCTCCTGCCAAAAATGAAGGAGCAGG GTTCTCGAGTCCTCATCTTCAGTCAGATGACCAGGGTGCTGGACATATTGGAGGACTACTGCATGTGGAGGAACTATGGTTATTGTCGCCTGGATGGTCAGACACCACATGAGGAGAGACAG ATTTCGATCAATGCGTACAACGAGCCCAACAGCAGCAAGTTCATCTTCATGCTGAGCACCCGAGCTGGCGGTCTGGGTATCAATCTGGCCACGGCTGATGTGGTCATCCTCTACGACTCGGACTGGAACCCTCAAGTCGATCTTCAGGCGATG GATCGAGCTCACAGGATCGGACAGCAGAAGCAGGTCAGAGTGTTCCGCTTCATCACTGAAAACACAGTGGAGGAGAGGATTGTGGAACGAGCCGAAATGAAGCTGCGTCTGGATTCCATTGTCATCCAGCAAG GGCGGCTCGTGGATCCGAGTGCAAACAAACTCGGAAAAGACGAGATGTTGTCCATCATCCGCCACGGCGCCACTCACGTCTTTGCTTCCAAAGAAAGTGAGATCACAGATGATGACATCGATGCCATCCTGGAGAGAGGAGAACGCAAG AcgatggagatgaaggagaagcTGTCAAACTTGGGCGAGAGCTCTCTGAGGAACTTCACCATGGACACAGAAAACAGCAGTGTCTACACCTTTGAGGGAGAGGACtatagagagaagaagaag GTCATTACCAACTGGATTGAACCACCCAAGAGAGAAAGGAAAGCAAACTATGCAGTGGATGCTTATTTCAGAGAAGCTCTTCGAGTCAGCGAGCCGAAAGCACCAAAG GCTCCTCGCCCTCCAAAGCAGCCCAACGTTCAAGACTTCCAGTTTTTCCCGCCACGGCTTTTTGAGCTGCTCGAGAAAGAAATTCTTTTCTACCGGAAAACTATTGGCTATAAG GTGCCGCGTAATCCTGACATGCCGAACTCGGCCCAGGtccagaaggaggagcaggCCAAAATCGATGAGGCTGAAGCCCTGAGTgaggaggagttggaggagaaggagaacctTCTTCAACAG GGGTTCACTATTTGGAACAAACGAGACTTCAACCAGTTCATCAAAGCCAACGAGAAGTGGGGAAGAGACGACATCGAGAACATCGCCCGAGAGGTGGAAGGGAAAACCCCAGAAGAAGTGATGGAGTATTCTG CTGTGTTCTGGGAGCGCTGCAATGAGCTGCAAGACATTGAGAAGATCATGGCTCAGATTGAGAGGGGCGAGGCCAGAATCCAGAGGAGGATCAGTATCAAGAAGGCGCTGGATTCCAAG ATCGGGCGCTACAAGGCTCCGTTCCATCAGCTGCGCATCTCCTACGGCACCAACAAGGGGAAGAACTacacggaggaggaggaccggTTCCTCATCTGCATGCTGCACAAGCTCGGCTTCGACAAGGAGAGCGTGTACGACGAGCTGCGTCAGTGTATCCGCAACTCGCCACAGTTCCGCTTCGACTGGTTCCTCAAGTCCAGGACAGCCATG